The proteins below are encoded in one region of Rhododendron vialii isolate Sample 1 chromosome 7a, ASM3025357v1:
- the LOC131333159 gene encoding putative UDP-rhamnose:rhamnosyltransferase 1: MEREEIHVVMLPWLAFGHMIPFFQLSVALAKAGIRVSFVSTPKNIQRLPKLPPNLAPLVTMVELPLTPAADHRGLLPEGAEATVDIPPEKIQFLKAAFDLMEEPFKQFVSKTRPDWIVTDVISHWAAYVARQCQVPLVLFSAYSAAVCAFFGPPRYLVGDGRRRVRPSPESMTSPPEWFSFPSSIAYRTHEAILMHPGFYGNNGTGKPDADRLAKILESCHAIAVRSCIEFEGEYLNSLAALNNLPVIPVGLLPPEPPKERETVTDGPWTEIFEWLDQQPPSSVVFVGFGSECKLTREQVHEISHGLELSNLPFLWALRKPNWAAEDPDIFPPDFSGRTSGRGKVCIGWAPQMEILGHKSIGGSLFHSGWGSVIETLQFGHCLVLLPFIIDQGLNARLLVEKGLGIEVERREDGSFTGKDIAESLKRAMVSEEGQGIRARAREAAAVFGDRKLHDQYIAEFAEYLKHEAVKQG; the protein is encoded by the exons atggagagagaagagattcATGTTGTAATGTTGCCATGGCTGGCTTTTGGTCACATGATTCCCTTTTTCCAGCTCTCCGTTGCCTTAGCTAAAGCAG GTATTCGAGTCTCCTTCGTTTCAACTCCAAAAAACATTCAGAGACTCCCGAAACTCCCTCCAAATCTAGCACCCCTCGTAACAATGGTCGAGCTTCCACTCACACCGGCAGCAGACCACCGTGGCTTGTTGCCGGAGGGCGCCGAGGCCACCGTTGACATTCCGCCAGAGAAGATACAGTTTCTCAAGGCGGCATTTGATCTGATGGAGGAACCCTTCAAGCAGTTTGTGTCCAAAACGAGACCAGATTGGATCGTCACTGACGTTATCTCTCACTGGGCGGCCTATGTGGCTCGACAATGCCAAGTGCCCCTTGTTTTATTCTCCGCCTACTCTGCAGCTGTTTGTGCTTTCTTTGGGCCGCCGAGGTACCTCGTCGGCGACGGCCGGAGAAGAGTTAG GCCATCGCCGGAGAGCATGACGTCGCCACCGGAGTGGTTCAGCTTCCCGTCGTCAATAGCATACCGCACCCATGAAGCAATTCTCATGCACCCAGGATTCTATGGAAACAACGGAACTGGGAAACCGGATGCTGACCGACTTGCCAAAATACTCGAATCATGTCACGCCATCGCAGTGCGTAGCTGCATAGAATTTGAAGGCGAATACTTAAATTCACTTGCCGCACTCAACAACCTGCCGGTGATTCCGGTAGGTTTACTTCCGCCGGAACCAccaaaggagagagaaacgGTTACTGATGGGCCCTGGACTGAGATCTTCGAGTGGCTGGATCAACAACCACCTAGTTCAGTTGTGTTTGTTGGGTTTGGGAGTGAGTGTAAACTAACTAGAGAACAAGTTCATGAGATATCTCATGGGCTAGAGTTATCAAATCTTCCTTTTCTATGGGCCCTTAGAAAACCCAATTGGGCCGCCGAGGATCCCGACATTTTTCCGCCGGATTTCAGTGGCCGGACGTCGGGAAGAGGGAAGGTGTGCATTGGATGGGCCCCACAaatggagattttgggacatAAATCAATTGGGGGGTCCTTGTTTCACTCTGGGTGGGGGTCGGTCATAGAGACATTGCAATTCGGACATTGTCTCGTTTTGTTGCCATTCataattgatcaagggttgaaTGCAAGGCTGCTTGTGGAGAAGGGTTTGGGGATTGAAGTTGAGAGAAGAGAAGATGGATCGTTTACCGGGAAAGATATAGCAGAGTCGCTGAAACGAGCAATGGTGTCGGAGGAAGGACAGGGGATACGAGCCCGAGCGAGAGAAGCTGCCGCGGTTTTCGGTGATCGGAAGCTACATGATCAGTATATTGCTGAGTTTGCTGAGTACCTGAAACATGAGGCTGTAAAACAGGGTTAA
- the LOC131333160 gene encoding putative UDP-rhamnose:rhamnosyltransferase 1, whose protein sequence is MKREEIHVVMVPWLAFGHMIPFFQLSIALAKAGIRVSFVSTPKNIQRLPKLPPNLAPLVTMVELPLTPAADHRRLLPEGAEATVDIPPEKIQFLKAAFDLMEEPFKQFVSETRPDWIVTDVISHWAANVARECQVPLVFFSAYSAAVCAFFGPPRYLVGDGRRRVRPSPESMTSPPEWFSFPSSIAYRTHEAILMHPGFYGNNGTGKPDADRLAKILESCHAIAVRSCIEFECEYLNSLAGLNNVPVIPVGLLPPEPPKERETVTDGPWTEIFEWLDQQPPSSVVFVGFGSECKLTREQVHEISHGLELSNLPFLWALRKPNWAADEADIFPSDFGGRTSGRGKVCIGWAPQMEILGHKSIGGSLFHSGWGSVIETLQFGHCLVLLPFIMDQGLNARLLVEKGLGIEVERREDGSFTGNDIAESLKRAMVSEEGQGIRARAREAAAVFGDRKLHDQYIAEFAEYLKHEAVKQG, encoded by the exons ATGAAGAGAGAAGAGATTCATGTTGTAATGGTGCCATGGCTGGCTTTTGGTCACATGATTCCCTTTTTCCAGCTCTCCATCGCCTTAGCTAAAGCAg GTATTCGAGTCTCCTTCGtttcaactccaaaaaatattcagAGACTCCCGAAACTCCCTCCAAATCTAGCACCCCTCGTAACAATGGTCGAGCTTCCGCTCACACCGGCAGCAGACCATCGTCGCTTGTTGCCGGAGGGCGCCGAGGCCACCGTTGATATTCCGCCAGAGAAGATACAGTTTCTCAAGGCGGCATTTGATCTGATGGAGGAACCCTTCAAGCAGTTTGTGTCCGAAACGAGACCAGATTGGATCGTCACTGACGTTATCTCTCACTGGGCTGCCAATGTGGCTCGAGAATGCCAAGTGCCCCTTGTTTTTTTCTCCGCCTACTCTGCGGCTGTTTGTGCTTTCTTTGGGCCGCCGAGGTACCTCGTCGGCGACGGCCGGAGAAGAGTTAG GCCATCGCCGGAGAGCATGACGTCGCCACCGGAGTGGTTCAGCTTCCCGTCGTCAATAGCATACCGCACCCATGAAGCAATTCTCATGCACCCAGGATTCTATGGAAACAACGGAACTGGGAAACCGGATGCTGACCGACTCGCCAAAATACTCGAATCATGTCACGCCATCGCAGTGCGTAGCTGCATAGAATTTGAATGCGAATACTTAAATTCACTTGCCGGACTCAACAACGTGCCGGTGATTCCAGTGGGTTTACTTCCGCCGGAACCAccaaaggagagagaaacgGTTACTGATGGGCCCTGGACTGAGATCTTCGAGTGGCTGGATCAACAACCACCTAGTTCAGTTGTGTTTGTTGGGTTTGGGAGTGAGTGTAAACTAACCAGAGAACAAGTTCATGAGATATCTCATGGGCTAGAGTTATCAAATCTGCCTTTTCTATGGGCCCTTAGAAAACCCAATTGGGCCGCCGACGAGGCCGACATTTTCCCGTCGGATTTCGGTGGCCGGACATCGGGGAGAGGGAAGGTGTGCATTGGATGGGCCCCACAaatggagattttgggacatAAATCAATTGGGGGGTCCTTGTTTCATTCTGGGTGGGGCTCTGTGATAGAGACATTGCAATTCGGACATTGTCTCGTTTTGTTGCCATTCATAATGGATCAAGGGTTGAATGCAAGGCTGCTTGTGGAGAAGGGCTTGGGGATTGAAGTGGAGAGAAGAGAAGATGGATCGTTTACGGGGAATGATATAGCCGAGTCGCTGAAACGAGCGATGGTGTCGGAGGAAGGACAGGGGATCCGGGCCCGAGCGAGAGAAGCTGCCGCGGTTTTCGGGGACCGGAAGCTACATGATCAGTATATTGCTGAGTTTGCTGAGTACCTGAAACATGAGGCTGTTAAACAGGGTTAA
- the LOC131333158 gene encoding putative UDP-rhamnose:rhamnosyltransferase 1, producing the protein MEREEIHVVMVPWLAFGHMIPFFQLSIALAKAGIRVSFVSTPKNIQRLPKLPPNLAPLITMVELPLTPAADHRGLLPEGAEATVDIPPEKMQFLKAAFDLMEEPFKQFVAKTRPDWIVVDVVSHWAADVARECQVPLVCFYAYPAAACAFFGPSECLAGDGRKRVRPSPESMTSPPEWFSFPSSIAYRTHEAILVHPGIYGNNGTGKPDGDRLAKILESCHAIAVRSCVEFECEYLNSLAGLNNVPVIPVGLLPPEPPKERETVTDGPWTEIFEWLDQQPPSSVVFVGFGSECKLTREQVHEISHGLELSNLPFLWALRKPNWAADDPDIFPSDFGGRTSGRGKVCIGWAPQMEILGHKSIGGSLFHSGWGSVIETLQFGHCLVLLPFIIDQRLNARLLVEKGLGIEVERREDGLFTGNDIAESLKRAMVSEEGQGIRARAREAAAVFGDRKLHDQYIADFAEYLKHEAVKQG; encoded by the exons atggagagagaagagattcATGTTGTAATGGTGCCATGGCTGGCTTTTGGTCACATGATTCCCTTTTTCCAGCTCTCCATTGCCTTAGCTAAAGCAG GTATTCGAGTCTCCTTCGTTTCAACTCCAAAAAACATTCAGAGACTCCCGAAACTCCCTCCAAATCTAGCACCCCTCATAACAATGGTCGAGCTTCCGCTCACACCGGCAGCAGACCACCGTGGCTTGCTGCCGGAGGGCGCCGAGGCCACCGTTGACATTCCGCCAGAGAAGATGCAGTTTCTCAAGGCGGCATTTGATCTGATGGAGGAACCCTTCAAGCAGTTTGTGGCCAAGACGAGACCGGATTGGATCGTCGTCGACGTTGTCTCTCACTGGGCTGCCGATGTGGCTAGAGAATGCCAAGTGCCCCTTGTTTGCTTCTACGCCTACCCTGCGGCTGCTTGTGCTTTCTTTGGGCCGTCGGAGTGCCTCGCCGGCGACGGCCGGAAAAGAGTTAG GCCATCGCCGGAGAGCATGACGTCACCACCGGAGTGGTTCAGCTTCCCGTCGTCAATAGCATACCGCACCCATGAAGCAATTCTCGTGCACCCAGGAATCTATGGAAACAACGGAACTGGGAAACCGGATGGTGACCGACTTGCCAAAATACTCGAATCATGTCACGCCATCGCAGTGCGTAGTTGCGTAGAATTTGAATGCGAATACTTAAATTCACTTGCCGGACTCAACAACGTGCCGGTGATTCCAGTGGGTTTACTTCCGCCGGAACCAccaaaggagagagaaacgGTTACTGATGGGCCCTGGACTGAGATCTTCGAGTGGCTGGATCAACAACCACCTAGTTCAGTTGTGTTTGTTGGGTTTGGGAGTGAGTGTAAACTAACCAGAGAACAAGTTCATGAGATATCTCATGGGCTAGAGTTATCAAATCTTCCTTTTCTATGGGCCCTTAGAAAACCCAATTGGGCCGCCGACGATCCCGACATTTTCCCGTCGGATTTCGGTGGCCGGACATCGGGGAGAGGGAAGGTGTGCATTGGATGGGCCCCACAaatggagattttgggacatAAATCAATTGGGGGGTCCTTGTTTCATTCTGGGTGGGGGTCTGTCATAGAGACATTGCAATTCGGACATTGTCTCGTTTTGTTGCCATTCATAATTGATCAACGGTTGAATGCAAGGCTGCTTGTGGAGAAGGGCTTGGGAATTGAAGTGGAGAGAAGAGAAGATGGATTGTTTACGGGGAACGATATAGCCGAGTCGCTGAAACGAGCGATGGTGTCGGAGGAAGGACAGGGGATACGGGCCCGAGCGAGAGAAGCTGCCGCAGTTTTCGGGGACCGGAAGCTACATGATCAGTATATTGCTGATTTTGCTGAGTACCTGAAACATGAGGCTGTAAAACAGGGTTAA